A window from Telopea speciosissima isolate NSW1024214 ecotype Mountain lineage chromosome 8, Tspe_v1, whole genome shotgun sequence encodes these proteins:
- the LOC122671886 gene encoding serine/threonine-protein kinase AFC3 isoform X1, translated as MVTVELGDMEKQRTRKRPRLAWDVAPAEAEAARLPIPANESLVRTASPPWRDDDREGHYVFNLGENLTPRYKILSKMGEGTFGRVLECWDRQTREYVAIKVVRSISKYREAAKIEIDILQHLSKNDIGSSRCVQIRSWFDYRNHICIVFEKLGPSLFDFLRRNKYSPFPVDLVREFGRQLLESVAYMHDLRLIHTDLKPENILLASSEYVKLPGYKRNSPEDMHFRCLPKSSAIKLIDFGSTAFDNQDHSSIVSTRHYRAPEIILGLGWSYPCDLWSVGCILVELCSGEALFQTHENLEHLAMMERVLGPLPGHMIQRACRGAEKYFRRGARLNWPEGAVSRESIRAVKKLDRLKNLVSQCVESSRASLTDLLYGLLQFDPLERITARQALNHPFFRNPT; from the exons ATGGTAACTGTGGAATTGGGAGACATGGAGAAGCAGCGAACTAGAAAACGTCCTCGCCTCGCCTGGGATGTTGCCCCTGCTGAAGCCGAG GCTGCTCGACTGCCGATTCCTGCTAATGAGAGTCTCGTTCGAACGGCGTCGCCGCCATGGAGAGATGACGATCGAGAAGGCCATTATGTCTttaatcttggagagaatctgACTCCAAGAT ATAAAATACTAAGCAAGATGGGTGAAG GCACATTTGGCCGTGTTTTGGAATGTTGGGACCGTCAAACACGAGAGTATGTTGCAATTAAAGTAGTTCGAAGCATTAGCAAATACCGTGAGGCAGCAAAAATTGAAATCGATATACTTCAACATCTTTCTAAGAATGATATAGGTAGCTCACG ATGTGTGCAGATCCGAAGCTGGTTTGATTACCGCAATCATATATGCATT GTGTTTGAGAAGCTTGGACCAAGTTTATTTGATTTTCTACGGAGAAATAAATATAGCCCATTTCCTGTGGATCTTGTCCGGGAGTTCGGACGTCAGCTTTTGGAATCCGTAGCAT ATATGCATGATTTACGCCTAATTCATACTGACTTGAAGCCAGAAAATATACTTCTTGCCTCTTCTGAGTATGTAAAGCTTCCAGGGTACAAG AGAAATTCCCCAGAGGATATGCACTTCAGGTGTCTGCCGAAGTCAAGTGCCATAAAACTGATTGATTTTGGTAGTACTGCCTTTGACAATCAGGATCATAGCTCCATTGTCTCCACAAGGCATTATCGAGCACCAGAGATCATTTTAG GTCTTGGATGGAGTTACCCTTGTGATCTATGGAGTGTTGGTTGCATACTTGTGGAGCTTTGTTCG GGAGAAGCACTGTTTCAGACACACGAGAACTTGGAGCATTTGGCAATGATGGAGCGGGTATTGGGACCTTTGCCAGGGCATATGATACAAAGAGCCTG TCGTGGTGCAGAGAAATATTTCAGGCGGGGAGCACGATTAAATTGGCCCGAGGGGGCAGTTTCAAGAGAAAGTATCCGTGCTGTGAAGAAACTTGACCGGCTAAAG AATCTGGTTTCTCAATGTGTAGAGTCCTCAAGGGCTTCTTTAACAGACTTGCTCTATGGGCTGTTGCAATTTGACCCGTTGGAACGGATAACTGCTCGACAAGCGCTCAACCACCCGTTCTTCAGGAATCCAACTTAA
- the LOC122671886 gene encoding serine/threonine-protein kinase AFC3 isoform X2 — MHYMHDLRLIHTDLKPENILLASSEYVKLPGYKRNSPEDMHFRCLPKSSAIKLIDFGSTAFDNQDHSSIVSTRHYRAPEIILGLGWSYPCDLWSVGCILVELCSGEALFQTHENLEHLAMMERVLGPLPGHMIQRACRGAEKYFRRGARLNWPEGAVSRESIRAVKKLDRLKNLVSQCVESSRASLTDLLYGLLQFDPLERITARQALNHPFFRNPT, encoded by the exons ATGCATT ATATGCATGATTTACGCCTAATTCATACTGACTTGAAGCCAGAAAATATACTTCTTGCCTCTTCTGAGTATGTAAAGCTTCCAGGGTACAAG AGAAATTCCCCAGAGGATATGCACTTCAGGTGTCTGCCGAAGTCAAGTGCCATAAAACTGATTGATTTTGGTAGTACTGCCTTTGACAATCAGGATCATAGCTCCATTGTCTCCACAAGGCATTATCGAGCACCAGAGATCATTTTAG GTCTTGGATGGAGTTACCCTTGTGATCTATGGAGTGTTGGTTGCATACTTGTGGAGCTTTGTTCG GGAGAAGCACTGTTTCAGACACACGAGAACTTGGAGCATTTGGCAATGATGGAGCGGGTATTGGGACCTTTGCCAGGGCATATGATACAAAGAGCCTG TCGTGGTGCAGAGAAATATTTCAGGCGGGGAGCACGATTAAATTGGCCCGAGGGGGCAGTTTCAAGAGAAAGTATCCGTGCTGTGAAGAAACTTGACCGGCTAAAG AATCTGGTTTCTCAATGTGTAGAGTCCTCAAGGGCTTCTTTAACAGACTTGCTCTATGGGCTGTTGCAATTTGACCCGTTGGAACGGATAACTGCTCGACAAGCGCTCAACCACCCGTTCTTCAGGAATCCAACTTAA